In Thioalkalivibrio sp. XN279, a single window of DNA contains:
- a CDS encoding cytochrome c3 family protein, with protein MSDVGFADVAGDLVVSYTLLIDGEPVEDFTVTDSDYIFADGITLPAGAEDPVSLGGGDYTITIPGGVAAAGEAARFFLRVTNGMTRAVVSGDFPAAALPDIASDASCGDCHGPKGLTVHASFGYPGMESSECVVCHKAEGGLPFLNFEDSYVGLIHGIHNAHNFPEGFYAYGEDEFETTYPTYMTNCSVCHSEAPQLAAANSMPVTGAGCFTCHGGMDGFDFTGLEFHLTIPDPLTANCGQCHDGSLAGADVTAYHNGLTTERGGIIFDGVDTSVVEGDKIDWQITGVVDDGVELAISWTATYEGTGVNPCNATAGPGAPVFFADGSGNLSILRNYAQGGDYILGTDPDAAGQPGSAVGVNVDNTTCASNVATTVVPVEETDAMYGRVAIQGKPRVPSALGTGLMAVRAFTPTFDWEIGTDDAAPARREVVDSGLCLKCHVGSMYQHGGNRVDNVDMCYLCHNTAANDQFVRVDTFDVDASEAYDGKAGQNFGMKEMLHAVHSAGATGAPIVIYRGRGIYAWGESTDLLPNWPGSGRFPVFGSDDGTGTPVTQNHTFHTPTYPRALNDCGACHVEGFDILPSALEAMASTIETGDEPFGDQVNDILEGAQTSSCVTCHRGDGDGVYDPADEAAVKGHAYQNSWVPREFPEGRQTIIDAVK; from the coding sequence GTGAGCGACGTAGGGTTCGCAGATGTCGCCGGCGACCTGGTCGTCAGCTACACCCTGCTGATCGACGGCGAGCCTGTCGAAGATTTCACGGTGACGGACTCCGACTACATCTTCGCGGACGGCATTACGCTGCCTGCAGGCGCCGAAGACCCGGTATCCCTGGGCGGCGGCGACTACACCATCACGATCCCCGGCGGCGTGGCTGCTGCGGGCGAAGCCGCCCGCTTCTTCCTGCGAGTGACGAACGGCATGACGAGAGCCGTGGTGTCGGGCGATTTCCCGGCTGCCGCGCTCCCGGACATCGCCAGCGATGCCTCCTGCGGCGACTGCCATGGTCCGAAAGGGCTGACAGTCCATGCATCTTTTGGCTACCCGGGGATGGAATCGTCCGAATGCGTCGTGTGCCACAAGGCTGAAGGCGGCCTGCCGTTCCTCAACTTCGAGGACAGCTACGTCGGCCTGATCCACGGCATCCACAATGCGCACAACTTCCCCGAAGGCTTCTACGCCTACGGCGAAGACGAGTTCGAAACCACCTATCCGACCTACATGACCAACTGCAGCGTCTGCCATAGCGAAGCGCCGCAGCTTGCTGCAGCCAATTCCATGCCGGTCACGGGCGCAGGCTGCTTCACATGCCATGGCGGCATGGACGGCTTCGACTTCACGGGCCTGGAGTTCCACCTGACCATCCCCGATCCGCTGACGGCGAATTGCGGTCAGTGCCATGACGGCTCGCTGGCGGGTGCAGACGTCACCGCCTATCACAATGGCCTGACTACGGAACGCGGCGGCATTATCTTCGATGGCGTCGACACCTCCGTGGTCGAAGGCGACAAGATCGACTGGCAGATCACCGGCGTCGTCGACGACGGCGTCGAGCTGGCGATCTCCTGGACGGCCACCTACGAGGGAACTGGCGTCAACCCGTGTAACGCCACCGCAGGCCCCGGCGCCCCGGTGTTCTTCGCCGACGGCAGTGGCAACCTGAGCATCCTGCGCAACTACGCGCAGGGCGGCGACTACATCCTCGGGACCGACCCGGATGCCGCCGGCCAGCCCGGCAGCGCCGTCGGCGTCAACGTCGACAACACCACCTGCGCCAGCAACGTGGCGACCACGGTGGTGCCGGTCGAAGAGACCGATGCCATGTATGGCCGCGTGGCCATCCAGGGCAAGCCGCGTGTACCGAGCGCGCTCGGCACCGGGCTGATGGCGGTTCGCGCCTTCACGCCGACCTTCGACTGGGAGATCGGGACCGACGATGCAGCGCCTGCGCGTCGCGAAGTCGTTGACTCTGGCCTGTGCCTGAAGTGCCATGTCGGCTCCATGTACCAGCACGGTGGTAACCGTGTCGACAACGTCGACATGTGCTATCTCTGCCACAACACGGCCGCCAACGATCAGTTCGTCCGCGTCGACACCTTCGACGTGGATGCCTCTGAGGCGTACGACGGCAAGGCCGGGCAGAACTTCGGCATGAAGGAAATGTTGCATGCCGTGCATTCGGCCGGCGCGACTGGCGCCCCGATCGTGATCTACCGCGGTCGCGGCATCTACGCCTGGGGCGAGAGCACGGATCTGCTGCCCAACTGGCCGGGCTCGGGTCGCTTCCCGGTGTTCGGTTCGGATGATGGCACTGGGACACCTGTGACCCAGAACCACACCTTCCACACCCCGACCTATCCGCGCGCGCTGAACGATTGCGGCGCCTGCCACGTGGAAGGCTTCGACATCCTGCCGAGCGCGCTCGAGGCGATGGCCTCGACGATCGAGACGGGTGACGAGCCCTTCGGTGACCAGGTCAACGACATACTCGAGGGTGCGCAGACATCCTCCTGCGTGACCTGCCACAGGGGCGACGGCGATGGCGTGTATGACCCGGCCGACGAGGCTGCCGTGAAGGGTCATGCGTACCAGAACAGCTGGGTCCCGCGGGAGTTCCCCGAGGGTCGCCAGACGATCATCGACGCAGTGAAGTAA
- the hisB gene encoding bifunctional histidinol-phosphatase/imidazoleglycerol-phosphate dehydratase HisB has protein sequence MPVDRSLFLFIDRDGTLVTEPPDEQVDAIEKVRLVPGVIPALLRLRAAGYRMVLVSNQDGRGTESFPEEHFRRAHDYILELFASQGIRFEAEFICPHFPADGCACRKPATGLLTAFMARNPPDLERSFVIGDRDTDLEFAANLGLPGLKLGDGGEGTLGWDEIARHILGGLRRATVRRETKETRISVSVDLDDPDGPVEAKTGIGYYDHMLEQVAKHGGFAMRLECAGDLHVDEHHTVEDVALALGEALRQALGARRGIRRYGFVLPMDETRAEVAVDLGGRPYLVFEGEFHRERVGELPTEMVPHFFRSMADSLRASIHVRLEGENDHHQVEGAFKALGRALRDAFRVEGGGIPSTKGMLA, from the coding sequence ATGCCCGTGGATAGAAGCCTGTTCCTGTTCATCGATCGCGACGGCACGCTGGTCACCGAGCCGCCGGACGAGCAGGTGGACGCCATCGAGAAGGTGCGCCTGGTGCCCGGCGTGATCCCGGCCCTGCTGCGGCTCAGGGCCGCCGGTTACCGCATGGTGCTGGTGAGCAACCAGGACGGACGCGGCACGGAATCTTTCCCCGAGGAGCATTTCCGCCGCGCGCACGATTACATCCTCGAGCTGTTCGCCAGCCAGGGGATTCGTTTCGAGGCGGAATTCATCTGTCCGCACTTCCCGGCCGACGGCTGCGCCTGCCGCAAGCCGGCCACCGGCCTGCTCACGGCCTTCATGGCGCGCAACCCGCCCGACCTGGAGCGCAGCTTCGTCATCGGCGACCGCGACACCGACCTCGAGTTCGCCGCCAACCTCGGCCTGCCCGGGCTGAAGCTGGGCGACGGCGGTGAGGGCACGCTCGGCTGGGACGAGATCGCGCGCCATATTCTCGGCGGGCTGCGCCGCGCCACGGTGCGCCGGGAGACGAAAGAGACCCGCATCAGCGTCAGCGTGGATCTCGACGACCCGGACGGCCCGGTCGAGGCGAAGACCGGCATCGGCTATTACGACCACATGCTGGAGCAGGTGGCCAAGCACGGCGGCTTCGCCATGCGCCTGGAATGCGCGGGCGACCTGCACGTGGACGAGCACCACACGGTGGAGGACGTGGCGCTGGCGCTCGGCGAGGCACTGCGCCAGGCACTGGGCGCGCGCCGCGGCATTCGCCGCTACGGCTTCGTGCTGCCCATGGACGAGACGCGCGCCGAGGTGGCCGTGGACCTGGGCGGCCGGCCTTACCTGGTGTTCGAGGGCGAGTTCCATCGCGAGCGCGTCGGCGAACTGCCGACCGAGATGGTGCCGCACTTCTTCCGCTCCATGGCCGACAGCCTGCGTGCTTCCATCCACGTGCGGCTGGAAGGCGAGAACGACCACCACCAGGTCGAGGGCGCCTTCAAGGCGCTGGGCCGTGCGCTGCGCGACGCCTTCCGCGTCGAGGGCGGCGGCATCCCCTCCACCAAGGGCATGCTGGCATGA
- the hisF gene encoding imidazole glycerol phosphate synthase subunit HisF — protein sequence MLAKRIIPCLDVRDGRVVKGVRFRDHRDMGGILELAGRYRDEGADELVFYDITASPGGRSVDRSWVTRVAELLDIPFCVAGGIRDLATAEGVLADGADKISINTPALEDPSLIDALARRFGSQCVVIGIDSRREDDGTAAGRAWQVASHTGDPERTRYGRRATLDWVREVQDRGAGEIVLNCMDSDGVRNGYDVEQLAAVREACMVPLIASGGAGAPEHFVDVFHRARVDGALAATVFHSGQIPIPDLKQLLAENGIEVRL from the coding sequence ATTCTTGCCAAACGCATAATCCCCTGCCTGGACGTGCGCGACGGTCGCGTCGTCAAGGGCGTGCGCTTCCGCGACCATCGCGACATGGGCGGGATCCTGGAGCTGGCCGGGCGCTACCGCGACGAGGGCGCCGACGAGCTGGTGTTCTACGACATCACGGCCAGCCCCGGCGGTCGCAGCGTGGACCGCAGCTGGGTGACGCGGGTCGCCGAGCTGCTCGACATCCCTTTCTGCGTCGCCGGCGGCATCCGCGACCTGGCCACGGCCGAGGGCGTGCTGGCCGACGGCGCCGACAAGATCAGCATCAACACCCCTGCGCTCGAGGACCCGTCGCTGATCGACGCGCTGGCGCGCCGCTTCGGCAGCCAGTGCGTGGTGATCGGCATCGACAGCCGGCGCGAGGACGACGGGACCGCCGCGGGCAGGGCCTGGCAGGTCGCCAGCCACACCGGTGATCCGGAACGCACGCGCTACGGCCGCCGCGCCACCCTCGACTGGGTGCGCGAGGTGCAGGACCGCGGCGCCGGCGAGATCGTGCTCAACTGCATGGACTCCGACGGGGTGCGCAACGGTTACGACGTCGAGCAGCTGGCGGCAGTGCGCGAGGCCTGCATGGTGCCGCTCATTGCCTCGGGTGGCGCCGGCGCGCCGGAGCATTTCGTCGACGTGTTCCACCGTGCACGCGTGGACGGCGCGCTGGCCGCGACAGTGTTCCATTCCGGGCAGATTCCGATCCCGGACCTGAAACAGCTGCTGGCCGAGAACGGCATCGAGGTGAGGCTATGA
- the hisC gene encoding histidinol-phosphate transaminase has translation MSGTLHLLRPDLRDFTAYHAASPRRGVVRLHANEASWRADWDETDDGLNRYPDPRPEALVHALAALYGVVPGSVLVTRGSDDAIDLLVRAFCVAGEDAVLVTPPTFGMYAVAARLQGAGVVAVPLQRDFSLDTAGVLAATRAHVKLVFLCSPNNPTGSLVSPRAVDTLCRELHGRAVVVVDEAYVEFSRHPGFADRLARYPNLVLLRTLSKAWGLAGARVGTLLAEPELVAVLRALAPPYPLPSLATEAALRRLQPAELAATRRRTAAVVRRREALAEALQALPAVRRAWPSEGNFLLVRFADAAAAMAACEAAGVLVRDFSRQPGLSGCLRITVGTAAENRKLLRALARLEGKMVNARG, from the coding sequence ATGAGCGGCACCCTGCACCTGTTGCGTCCCGACCTGCGGGACTTCACTGCTTACCATGCCGCGTCGCCGCGCCGCGGCGTGGTGCGGCTGCACGCCAACGAGGCGTCGTGGCGCGCCGACTGGGACGAGACCGACGACGGCCTGAACCGCTATCCGGACCCGCGCCCCGAGGCGCTGGTGCACGCCCTGGCGGCACTGTACGGGGTCGTGCCCGGATCGGTGCTGGTGACGCGCGGCAGCGACGACGCCATCGACCTGCTGGTGCGGGCCTTCTGCGTGGCCGGCGAGGACGCCGTGCTGGTCACGCCGCCGACGTTCGGCATGTACGCCGTGGCGGCGCGGCTGCAGGGCGCCGGCGTGGTCGCGGTGCCGCTGCAGCGCGATTTCTCGCTCGACACCGCGGGTGTGCTGGCGGCGACGCGGGCGCACGTGAAACTGGTGTTCCTGTGCTCGCCCAACAACCCCACCGGCAGCCTGGTCTCGCCACGCGCCGTGGACACGCTGTGCCGCGAACTGCATGGGCGCGCGGTGGTGGTGGTGGACGAGGCCTACGTCGAGTTCTCGCGTCATCCCGGCTTCGCCGACCGTCTCGCGCGCTACCCGAACCTGGTGTTGCTGCGGACCCTGTCCAAGGCCTGGGGGCTGGCCGGGGCGCGCGTCGGCACACTGCTGGCCGAGCCCGAACTGGTGGCCGTGCTACGTGCGCTGGCGCCGCCATACCCGTTGCCCTCGCTGGCCACGGAAGCGGCGCTGCGGCGTCTGCAGCCCGCCGAGCTGGCCGCCACGCGCCGGCGTACTGCCGCGGTGGTCCGCCGCCGTGAAGCGCTGGCCGAGGCGTTGCAGGCACTGCCCGCGGTGCGCCGCGCCTGGCCGAGCGAGGGCAATTTCCTGCTGGTGCGTTTCGCCGACGCCGCTGCCGCCATGGCCGCGTGCGAAGCGGCGGGCGTGCTGGTGCGTGACTTCAGCCGCCAGCCGGGCCTGTCCGGTTGCCTGCGCATCACCGTGGGCACGGCGGCCGAGAACCGCAAATTGCTGCGCGCGCTGGCGCGACTGGAAGGCAAGATGGTGAATGCCCGTGGATAG
- the hisH gene encoding imidazole glycerol phosphate synthase subunit HisH, whose translation MSGGPAAGPVIVDSGGANISSLRFALGRIGCNAPLTADPGLITSASHVFLPGVGAADDAMRRLEERGLADLVRGLTQPVLGICLGMQLLFEYSAEDGGRACLGLVPGRVEKIPAAPDRPVPHMGWNLTSLAADSPLFAGLPGAAHFYYVHGYAAPVGPDTVAVADYGGEFTAAVSHGNFHGAQFHPERSGPAGARVLQNFLAL comes from the coding sequence ATGAGCGGCGGCCCCGCCGCCGGCCCCGTCATCGTCGATTCCGGCGGCGCCAACATCAGCTCGCTGCGCTTCGCGCTCGGGCGCATCGGTTGCAATGCGCCGCTGACGGCCGACCCCGGGCTGATTACCAGCGCCAGCCACGTGTTCCTGCCGGGCGTGGGCGCTGCCGACGACGCCATGCGCCGGCTGGAGGAGCGCGGCCTTGCGGATCTCGTGCGCGGGTTGACGCAGCCGGTGCTGGGTATCTGCCTGGGCATGCAGCTGCTGTTCGAATACTCGGCCGAAGACGGCGGGCGCGCCTGCCTCGGGCTGGTGCCGGGGCGGGTGGAGAAGATCCCGGCGGCGCCGGACCGGCCGGTGCCGCACATGGGCTGGAACCTGACCAGCCTCGCCGCCGACAGCCCGTTGTTCGCCGGGCTGCCGGGTGCGGCGCATTTCTACTACGTGCACGGCTACGCCGCGCCCGTCGGGCCCGACACCGTGGCGGTGGCGGATTACGGCGGCGAGTTCACTGCCGCCGTGTCCCACGGCAATTTCCACGGTGCGCAGTTCCATCCCGAGCGTTCCGGCCCGGCCGGCGCGCGGGTGCTGCAGAATTTCCTCGCCCTGTGA
- a CDS encoding 1-(5-phosphoribosyl)-5-[(5-phosphoribosylamino)methylideneamino] imidazole-4-carboxamide isomerase, translated as MSLQPIPAIDLKDGGCVRLYQGRFDRVSEYAQDPVALASRYLALGVEWLHVVDLDGARAGAGGNREIIGRMAALAPGRVQVGGGIRGRDDVAAVLALQVGRVVVGSTAAEQPAEVRGWFEAFGPERIVLAFDVQLDEAGTPWLRTRGWTEDAGLSLWDAIESYAGLGPLNVLCTDVARDGAMAGPNLELYAECMRRFPALQLQASGGVRDIRDVEALRATGASGAIIGKALLDGRISDEEIRTFLPNA; from the coding sequence GTGAGCCTGCAACCCATCCCCGCGATCGACCTCAAGGACGGCGGCTGCGTGCGCCTCTACCAGGGCCGCTTCGACCGCGTGTCGGAATACGCCCAGGACCCCGTGGCGCTGGCTTCGCGTTACCTTGCGCTGGGCGTGGAGTGGCTGCACGTGGTCGACCTCGACGGCGCCCGCGCCGGCGCCGGCGGCAATCGCGAGATCATCGGCCGCATGGCGGCGCTGGCGCCCGGCCGTGTGCAGGTCGGCGGGGGCATCCGCGGCCGGGACGACGTCGCGGCCGTGCTCGCGCTGCAGGTCGGCCGCGTGGTCGTCGGCAGCACCGCCGCGGAACAGCCGGCGGAAGTGCGCGGCTGGTTCGAGGCATTCGGCCCCGAACGCATCGTGCTGGCCTTCGACGTGCAGCTCGACGAGGCTGGCACGCCGTGGCTGCGCACGCGTGGTTGGACCGAGGACGCGGGCCTGTCGCTGTGGGACGCGATCGAGTCCTACGCGGGCCTCGGCCCGCTCAACGTGCTGTGCACCGACGTGGCGCGCGACGGCGCCATGGCCGGGCCCAATTTGGAGCTGTACGCCGAATGCATGCGGCGTTTTCCGGCCCTGCAGCTGCAGGCCTCGGGCGGCGTGCGCGACATCCGCGACGTCGAGGCGCTTCGCGCCACCGGGGCGAGCGGCGCCATCATCGGCAAGGCCCTGTTGGACGGCCGCATCAGCGACGAGGAGATCCGCACATTCTTGCCAAACGCATAA
- a CDS encoding cytochrome c: protein MRKILLLSAAAALCIAAAPAQAADVEAGKAKFQQFCATCHGPTGHGDGPASAALKPKPRALDDAEWQKSVDDDYIKKVITEGGAAVGLSPMMTAWGHALKGDDLENVVAYIRSLDD, encoded by the coding sequence ATGCGCAAGATTCTTCTCCTCAGTGCCGCGGCCGCCCTGTGCATCGCCGCCGCCCCCGCCCAGGCCGCCGACGTCGAGGCCGGCAAGGCCAAGTTCCAACAGTTCTGCGCCACCTGCCACGGCCCGACCGGCCATGGCGACGGCCCCGCCTCCGCCGCGCTGAAGCCCAAGCCGCGCGCACTCGACGACGCCGAGTGGCAGAAGTCGGTCGACGACGACTACATCAAGAAAGTCATCACCGAAGGCGGCGCGGCGGTCGGCCTGTCGCCGATGATGACGGCCTGGGGCCACGCGCTGAAGGGCGACGATCTCGAGAACGTCGTGGCTTACATCCGCAGCCTCGACGACTGA
- the hisG gene encoding ATP phosphoribosyltransferase, with translation MTVQAERRIKVAVQKSGRLTDNSLHLMETCGLIYSRGRDQLICFGENMPVDVLLVRDDDIPELVAEGICDLGIVGMNVFREKTSDEMDLAPVMELDFGRCRLSIAVPRGFEYRGAQSLAGLRIATSYPRILGQWLESQGVQADVVTLSGAVEIAPRLGRADVICDLVSTGSTLLANELEEAEVIFDSKAALISRGGEPAEGWPARLASRMRGVLSVRESKYIMLHAPRAALAEIRRLLPGSESPTVMPLEGRDDKVAVHAVCRENVFWETLEGLKAAGASSMLVLPVEKMLA, from the coding sequence ATGACGGTTCAGGCAGAGCGACGGATCAAGGTCGCGGTACAAAAGTCCGGCCGGTTGACCGACAACTCGCTGCACCTGATGGAGACCTGCGGGCTCATCTACAGCCGCGGTCGCGACCAGCTGATCTGTTTCGGCGAGAACATGCCGGTGGACGTGCTGCTGGTGCGCGACGACGACATCCCGGAGCTGGTGGCGGAGGGCATCTGCGATCTCGGCATCGTGGGCATGAACGTGTTCCGCGAGAAAACCAGCGACGAGATGGATCTCGCCCCGGTGATGGAGCTGGACTTCGGTCGCTGCCGGCTGTCGATCGCCGTGCCGCGTGGTTTCGAGTACCGCGGCGCGCAGAGCCTCGCGGGGCTGCGCATCGCCACCAGCTATCCGCGCATCCTCGGCCAGTGGCTGGAGTCGCAGGGCGTGCAGGCCGACGTGGTGACCCTGTCGGGCGCGGTGGAGATCGCGCCGCGCCTCGGCCGTGCCGACGTCATCTGCGACCTCGTCTCCACCGGCTCTACGCTGCTGGCGAACGAGCTGGAGGAGGCGGAGGTGATCTTCGACAGCAAGGCGGCGCTGATCTCGCGCGGCGGCGAGCCCGCGGAGGGCTGGCCGGCGCGCCTCGCCAGCCGCATGCGCGGCGTGCTCAGCGTGCGTGAGAGCAAGTACATCATGCTGCACGCGCCGCGCGCGGCGCTGGCGGAAATTCGCCGCCTCCTGCCCGGTAGCGAATCGCCCACCGTCATGCCGCTCGAAGGCAGGGACGACAAGGTCGCGGTGCACGCCGTGTGCCGCGAGAACGTGTTCTGGGAGACCCTGGAGGGGCTGAAGGCCGCCGGCGCGAGCTCGATGCTGGTCCTGCCCGTGGAGAAGATGCTTGCCTGA
- the hisD gene encoding histidinol dehydrogenase yields MPDPTVNLARYRWAELDEPGRRAALARPEAAHRDSLAADVAAIIAAVRRDGDAALRHFAQRFDGVTLEALRVSQDEFDAAEAALSEIQRNALRTAIDNVRAFHAAQLAGPISVETMPGVVCRRITRPIRAVGLYVPAGSAPLPSTVIMLAVPAALAGCPQRILCTPPQKDGHADPAVLTAARYCGVEEVYLVGGAQAVAAMAYGTETIPAVDKIYGPGNAFVTEAKLQVSRDPDGAALDLPAGPSEVLVIADGRADPEFVAADLLSQAEHGADSQVVLVTPSPELADAVEAAVAAQLTVLPRNDVARAALEHARVVFTRDLAEAFAVSNLYGPEHLIVQVPDAEAWLEHVETAGSVFLGDWTPESLGDYCSGTNHVLPTYGYARAWSGLSMADFQLHISVQEATPDGFRLIGPITRTLAELERLDAHALAVKLRLEALGQPQAPLPTRKVDA; encoded by the coding sequence TTGCCTGATCCAACCGTGAACCTGGCCCGCTATCGCTGGGCCGAGCTCGACGAGCCCGGGCGTCGTGCGGCTTTGGCGCGGCCCGAGGCGGCCCATCGCGACAGCCTGGCGGCGGACGTGGCCGCCATCATTGCCGCCGTGCGCCGCGACGGCGACGCGGCCCTGCGGCATTTCGCGCAGCGCTTCGACGGCGTCACGCTCGAGGCCCTGCGCGTTTCGCAGGACGAGTTCGACGCCGCCGAGGCCGCCCTGAGCGAGATCCAGCGCAACGCCCTGCGCACCGCCATCGACAACGTGCGCGCCTTTCATGCCGCGCAGCTGGCCGGGCCCATCAGCGTCGAGACCATGCCCGGGGTGGTTTGCCGCCGCATCACGCGCCCGATCCGCGCGGTCGGCCTGTACGTGCCGGCCGGCTCCGCACCGCTGCCGTCCACCGTGATCATGCTGGCGGTGCCGGCTGCGCTGGCCGGGTGCCCGCAGCGCATCCTGTGCACGCCGCCGCAGAAGGACGGCCACGCCGATCCCGCCGTGCTCACGGCGGCGCGCTACTGTGGTGTCGAGGAGGTCTACCTGGTCGGTGGCGCCCAGGCCGTCGCCGCCATGGCCTACGGCACAGAAACCATCCCGGCGGTGGACAAGATCTACGGTCCGGGCAACGCCTTCGTCACCGAGGCCAAGCTGCAGGTGTCGCGGGATCCCGACGGCGCGGCGCTGGACCTTCCGGCCGGGCCGTCCGAGGTGCTGGTGATCGCCGACGGGCGCGCCGATCCCGAGTTCGTGGCCGCGGACCTGCTGTCCCAGGCCGAGCACGGCGCGGATTCCCAGGTGGTGCTGGTGACGCCGTCGCCCGAGCTGGCCGACGCGGTGGAAGCTGCGGTCGCCGCGCAGCTCACCGTGCTGCCGCGCAACGACGTGGCGCGCGCCGCACTGGAGCATGCCCGCGTCGTGTTCACGCGCGACCTCGCCGAGGCCTTCGCGGTGAGCAACCTGTACGGTCCGGAGCACCTCATCGTGCAGGTGCCCGATGCCGAGGCCTGGCTGGAGCACGTGGAGACGGCGGGCTCGGTGTTCCTCGGCGACTGGACGCCGGAGTCCCTGGGAGACTACTGCAGCGGCACCAACCACGTGCTGCCGACCTACGGCTACGCGCGCGCCTGGAGCGGCTTGTCCATGGCCGACTTCCAGCTGCATATCTCGGTGCAGGAAGCGACGCCCGACGGCTTTCGCCTCATCGGGCCGATCACCCGCACGCTGGCCGAGCTCGAGCGCCTCGATGCCCATGCCCTGGCGGTGAAACTGCGCCTGGAGGCGCTGGGCCAGCCGCAGGCGCCGCTGCCGACGCGTAAAGTGGACGCATGA
- the hisIE gene encoding bifunctional phosphoribosyl-AMP cyclohydrolase/phosphoribosyl-ATP diphosphatase HisIE gives MRAPASDSIDWKKSGGLVPAIVQDATTGRVLMLGYMNRDAYERTLSVGEAVFFSRSRERLWRKGETSGNTLKVTEIRADCDGDTLLVRAEPSGPTCHRGTVTCFGEELSATLLDDLEAVIDGRLAQRPEESYVAKLAAAGVTRAAQKVGEEGVETALAAVTRDDDGLAEESADLVFHLLVLLRIRGLSLEDLMVKLAARRR, from the coding sequence ATGAGAGCGCCTGCGAGCGACAGTATCGACTGGAAGAAGAGCGGCGGGCTCGTGCCGGCCATCGTGCAGGACGCGACCACGGGTCGCGTGCTGATGCTCGGCTACATGAACCGCGATGCCTACGAGCGCACGCTCAGCGTCGGTGAGGCCGTGTTCTTCAGCCGCAGCAGGGAGCGCCTGTGGCGCAAGGGCGAGACCTCGGGCAACACGCTCAAGGTGACGGAAATCCGCGCCGACTGCGACGGCGACACGCTCCTGGTCCGTGCCGAGCCGTCCGGTCCGACCTGCCACCGCGGCACCGTGACCTGCTTCGGCGAGGAGCTCAGTGCCACGCTGCTGGATGATCTGGAGGCCGTGATCGACGGGCGGCTCGCGCAGCGGCCCGAGGAAAGCTACGTGGCGAAGCTGGCGGCCGCGGGCGTCACCCGGGCCGCACAGAAGGTGGGCGAGGAGGGCGTCGAGACCGCCCTGGCCGCCGTGACCCGGGACGACGATGGGCTGGCCGAGGAGTCCGCCGACCTGGTGTTCCACCTGCTGGTACTGCTGCGCATCCGCGGCCTGTCTCTCGAGGACCTGATGGTGAAGCTGGCGGCGCGGCGGCGCTGA
- a CDS encoding YerC/YecD family TrpR-related protein, whose translation MKNRVAPSKSEEQLAEAALCRALLALRTAEEARAFLRDLCTPAELQALVDRWRVVGLLRQGMTYRQINEQTGISVTTIGRVARFLADGNGGYLVVADRLDGENS comes from the coding sequence ATGAAGAATCGCGTCGCCCCCTCCAAGTCCGAGGAGCAACTGGCCGAGGCGGCACTGTGCCGGGCCCTGCTGGCGCTCCGGACGGCCGAAGAAGCCCGCGCCTTCCTGCGCGACCTGTGCACCCCCGCGGAGCTGCAGGCGCTGGTGGACCGCTGGCGGGTCGTCGGGCTGTTGCGCCAGGGCATGACCTACCGGCAGATCAACGAGCAGACGGGCATCAGCGTCACCACCATCGGGCGCGTCGCCCGGTTCCTGGCCGACGGCAACGGGGGTTACCTCGTCGTGGCCGACAGACTGGATGGAGAGAATTCATGA